From a single Anaerolineaceae bacterium oral taxon 439 genomic region:
- a CDS encoding capsular biosynthesis protein — protein sequence MVLLSLTGCGSKDSTTESSGGSEPASSSGKVSITVFNSKMEIQSQMEEMAKKYSEEKGVDIEVYYSSDTVAQHLATKYASNDPYTVAMVDAKDIYALAADHAIDLSDQDWPKDTTQEITIDGKVYGFPFCIEARGVIYNADAIKNITGEDFDLTSVSTLDGFSELIEALKAGGMESPTGVMKEDWSLAGHYLTEVYEEQPDPAAFIQGLHDGSVELISDPRFLSLMDTFDVLKENNYAKGSAISAEREVTEQKLAEGEIAFMFGGNWDWSVINAYNYSENMGVMPVPQNTDDDYNTKLVGGGSKYFYIDASEAISDEQRAAAKDFLNWLVYDEAGQDFIVNDCALVPAYSNITLPVSDPLGKSVKSFADSDRLVPNYNYLPDDHYSIVGAAFQKYLADQTDLAGFAEEIQNYWKGVTLSGASQ from the coding sequence ATGGTTCTGCTTTCTTTAACCGGCTGCGGAAGTAAGGATTCGACGACGGAATCCTCCGGCGGTTCCGAACCCGCTTCCAGCTCGGGTAAGGTATCGATTACCGTCTTTAATTCGAAGATGGAAATTCAGAGCCAGATGGAGGAAATGGCGAAAAAATATTCCGAGGAAAAAGGCGTCGATATCGAAGTTTATTATTCGAGCGATACCGTTGCCCAGCATCTGGCGACAAAGTACGCTTCAAACGACCCGTATACGGTCGCCATGGTGGACGCAAAAGACATTTACGCGTTGGCGGCGGATCATGCGATCGATTTATCCGATCAGGACTGGCCGAAGGATACGACGCAGGAAATTACGATCGACGGTAAGGTTTACGGTTTCCCGTTCTGCATCGAGGCTCGCGGCGTTATCTACAACGCGGACGCGATTAAGAACATTACAGGCGAAGATTTCGATCTGACTTCGGTCTCAACGCTCGACGGTTTTTCGGAGCTGATCGAGGCGTTGAAAGCCGGCGGAATGGAATCGCCGACCGGCGTTATGAAGGAAGACTGGTCTTTGGCGGGCCATTATCTTACTGAGGTTTACGAGGAACAGCCCGACCCGGCAGCGTTTATCCAGGGTCTTCATGACGGTTCGGTCGAGCTGATCAGCGATCCCCGTTTCCTGTCCCTGATGGACACGTTCGATGTCCTGAAAGAGAATAATTACGCGAAGGGTTCGGCGATTTCGGCCGAGCGGGAGGTCACGGAACAGAAGCTGGCCGAGGGCGAGATCGCGTTCATGTTCGGCGGAAACTGGGACTGGTCCGTGATTAACGCTTATAACTATTCGGAGAATATGGGGGTCATGCCCGTTCCGCAGAATACCGACGACGACTACAATACGAAGCTCGTCGGCGGAGGCTCGAAATATTTCTATATCGATGCTTCCGAGGCGATCTCCGATGAACAGCGCGCTGCCGCGAAGGATTTCCTGAACTGGCTCGTTTACGACGAGGCGGGTCAGGATTTTATCGTCAATGACTGCGCCCTGGTCCCCGCATATTCGAATATTACGCTTCCGGTTTCCGATCCTTTGGGAAAGTCGGTTAAGAGCTTCGCGGATTCCGATAGGCTGGTCCCGAATTATAACTACCTGCCCGATGATCACTATTCGATCGTTGGCGCCGCTTTCCAGAAGTATCTCGCCGACCAGACGGATCTCGCGGGATTCGCGGAGGAAATCCAGAATTACTGGAAGGGCGTGACCCTTTCGGGCGCGTCTCAATAA